A region of the Yarrowia lipolytica chromosome 1C, complete sequence genome:
AGGTTTTTAGGGGTGTCATTGTTTGGTGATTTGGGCAATGGAAAGAGAGAATTTATCTAATCAGGTGATATAAACAATGAATGGTTATTAGAATTTACAGCGACttgtatacaagtacttttaGTCCTCTTCACAATACTCCCACAAGTTCATCCACCATCGTGattacagtacttgtagtagctCCACCCTAATGCAtcccatttttttttttcactgtACCTCGGCTCTGCATGCAAGGCTATTTTCATCAGAGTTCAGATAGCAATGGTGGTCAGCGGCGTTTGCATGAGATCCACGCGACATTTACTCGGGTGTTGATCGTGGAGCTACACAGTGCAagggtcttcttgtcatCATCACACCAGTTTCCGATCTGATAACGGGCTGCAAACAGGTTCTAACGAGATCACACATCACTATCGGTATCGTGTCCCCCAGCAACAGACTGTGAGACAACTGCCACCAGAGAGTCTGAAAACACAAGCGTCAGCAATCACGCAGCGTTTTTACTCGCTAACACAAACATCTCCATATTCACCTTTCTAGTGTACAACGACGCTGCATCGGTCAGTTCACTACACCAGTTCATTAGAGAAACCATGCCGACCGAACAAGTAAACGACACTCCTATCACCCCCGAACGACGGGAGCTCAAGGTACCTAACAAGGCCAACCCACTGAGCGTGGCAGAGTCGTTCAAGCAGTACTTTTTTGCCGACGGCATCGAAAAGGCAGAGTTCAAGGTGCTGTCCATGCTTCCCTTCTTTCCTGAAACAGATGGAAAGCGAAAAGCCAAGGTCTGCGAAACAGAGATCAAAAAGAACACTTACATCAACGACTTCCATATCACCAATACCGAGCAGCCGGCTTACGACTCTTCGTCTTCCCGAACACTTGTCATGCTGCACGGCTGGGGAACAGGTATGGGTCTGTGGTTTGAAAACCTCGACGCTATCAGTAGCTTGCCAGGTTGGAATGTCCACGTGCTCGACAACCCTGGAATGGGACGATCTACGCGAGAAACGTTCAACATCAGCCAGCATAAGGATGATCCTGATGGACGAAAAATGGTGGCCGAAACAGAAGAGTGGTACTTATCCAGACTGGAGGCTTGGCGTGAAAAAAAGGGCCTGGAGCGATTCGTGCTACTGGGACACTCTCTCGGAGGATACATTGCTTCTATTTACGCCATGAAGTACCCCAACCGCGTCGAGCGACTCATTCTGGTGTCTCCTGTCGGCGTGGAACACATTAATGGTGTTTCTCTAGATGGATCTATTTCCGATGGCAGTGATGGAGCCGGGGCCGTGAATGGAGCTGAAAGACCTTCTAGTGCCGGATCATCGTCTACTGCACCCTCAAATGCATCCTCTAAACAACCCCTGGGACTCCATGCTGGATCTATGGCTCCTGTTGAGTCTCCTGACACTCCTCAGTCGCCTGGAGCTACCTCGAACGATTCCAACCTCGGAACTCAACCAACCGGAGAGGACTCTGTCGTGTCTCAAGAAGAGCCTCATCCTGGAAGAGAGTTTGAAGTCGGTGAGTTTGACGATATCCCCGATGATATTTTTTCGTCGCTTAAACCCGTCGTGTCTGAGAACCAGATTGACGTCCATCTTGGTGCGGACCTCGAGAAGCGACGAGAACAAAACAAGCTGCTGGCATATATGTGGCAGTCGCATTACTCCTTCATTGGGGCTGTTCGTATTGCTGGACCCATGGGCCCCAAACTGGTGGCTCGATGGAGTTACATTCggttccagcagctgccaACCGAGCAACGAGACATTATGCATATATACGCCTACCGTATTTTTGCTGGCAAGGCGTCTGGGGAGCGAGGTCTGACACGTCTCATGGCGCCTTTCTGCATTGCTCGACTACCCATCATTGACCGAATCACCAAAATCAAGTGTCCTTCTTTCTGGATCTACGGCGAAAACGACTGGATGAACACTTCTGCAGGACATGAAGCTGCCAAGAGGCTCAACAAGCTTGGACGTCCCGCTTACTACAAGATTGTGGCTGAGGCTGGTCATCACATCTACCTTGATAACATCGATGCCTTCAACAAGAGTGTTGTCAACTATCTCAGGGATGCTGATGAGGATGGACGTATATAGATAGAGATACAGAGGAATACACAGTCTAGAAATAACACAATAGCTACGGTTCAAtactaaaaaaaaaaacacaataaATTACCACATGCAAAACTACACCTCCTTAACTGCCAAAACCTTTCGACCATCTCTCTTCCACAAGAAAGTGGCTATTCCAGTAAGAACCAGACCAGCAGCGGCCAAACAGGCGTTATAGGTGAAACCAATCTGGTATCGAGGCATATCTTTGGCGTTCCATACGAGAATAGGAACCCAGGCACCAGTCACATAGGCCAGAGTGTTGGTGATACTAACGACGAGGTTTCGTTTCTGGTAGTCGTGGTAAAGACTTCTGTTGAGCCACGAAAAGATCATAGGCTGTCCCCAAGCCGTAGGTACACCCACCGCGAAGTATGCAAACCACTTGGCACCATTGGAGATGTTCCAGTAGGACAGTAAGGCCGATCCAACAATCTGAATGGCAAAGTAGGCGGCCACGAAGGGCCAATTGAGGCCGTTGAACGCGTCTGAAACAACTGCTAGAATAAGAGTCACTCCAATGCCTGCTCCAGCCACAGCAGTGGGGTACACATTGTATTCTGTGGGTGTATAACCCTCAGATTTGAGCCAGGAAATCATAGTCGGCTGAGAGTTGGCCGAACAGGTATTGTTGTAGCACAGGAAAACCAAGGGGAAGACGTAG
Encoded here:
- a CDS encoding uncharacterized protein (Compare to YALI0C07326g, weakly similar to uniprot|O14249 Schizosaccharomyces pombe Hypothetical protein C6G10.03c in chromosome I); the encoded protein is MPTEQVNDTPITPERRELKVPNKANPLSVAESFKQYFFADGIEKAEFKVLSMLPFFPETDGKRKAKVCETEIKKNTYINDFHITNTEQPAYDSSSSRTLVMLHGWGTGMGLWFENLDAISSLPGWNVHVLDNPGMGRSTRETFNISQHKDDPDGRKMVAETEEWYLSRLEAWREKKGLERFVLLGHSLGGYIASIYAMKYPNRVERLILVSPVGVEHINGVSLDGSISDGSDGAGAVNGAERPSSAGSSSTAPSNASSKQPLGLHAGSMAPVESPDTPQSPGATSNDSNLGTQPTGEDSVVSQEEPHPGREFEVGEFDDIPDDIFSSLKPVVSENQIDVHLGADLEKRREQNKLLAYMWQSHYSFIGAVRIAGPMGPKLVARWSYIRFQQLPTEQRDIMHIYAYRIFAGKASGERGLTRLMAPFCIARLPIIDRITKIKCPSFWIYGENDWMNTSAGHEAAKRLNKLGRPAYYKIVAEAGHHIYLDNIDAFNKSVVNYLRDADEDGRI